From the genome of Cynocephalus volans isolate mCynVol1 chromosome 14, mCynVol1.pri, whole genome shotgun sequence, one region includes:
- the LOC134363303 gene encoding cyclin-dependent kinase 1-like, whose product MEDYTKIEKIGEGTYGVVYKGRHKTTGQVVAMKKIRLESEEEGVPRTAIREISLLKELRHPNIVSLQDVLMQDSRLYLIFEFLSMDLKKYLDSIPPGQFMDSSLVKIYTHEVVTLWYRSPEVLLGSARYSTPVDIWSIGTIFAELATKKPLFHGDSEIDQLFRIFRALGTPHNEVWPEVESLQDYKNTFPKWKPGSLASHVQNLDENGLDLLSKMLVYDPAKRISGKMALNHPYFNDLDNQIKKM is encoded by the exons ATGGAAGATTATaccaaaatagagaaaattggAGAAGGTACTTATGGAGTTGTGTATAAAGGTAGACACAAAACTACAGGTCAAGTGGTAGCCATGAAGAAAATCAGACTGGAAAGTGAGGAGGAAGGGGTTCCTCGTACTGCAATTCGGGAAATTTCTCTATTAAAAGAACTTCGTCATCCAAATATAGTCAGTCTTCAAGATGTGCTTATGCAGGATTCCAGGTTATATCTCATCTTTGAATTCCTTTCCATGGATCTCAAGAAATACTTGGATTCTATACCTCCCGGTCAGTTCATGGATTCTTCACTTGTTAAGA TATATACACATGAGGTAGTAACACTGTGGTACAGATCTCCAGAAGTATTGCTGGGGTCAGCTCGTTACTCAACCCCAGTTGACATTTGGAGTATAGGAACCATATTTGCAGAATTAGCGACTAAGAAACCACTTTTTCATGGGGATTCAGAAATTGATCAGCTCTTCAGGATTTTCAGAGCTTTAGGCACTCCTCATAATGAAGTGTGGCCAGAAGTGGAATCTTTACAGGACTATAAGAATACATTTCCCAAGTGGAAACCAGGAAGCTTAGCATCCCATGTCCAAAACTTGGATGAAAATGGCTTGGATCTGCTCTCGAAAATGTTAGTCTATGATCCTGCCAAACGAATTTCAGGCAAAATGGCACTGAATCATCCATATTTTAATGATTTGGACAATCAGATTAAGAAGATGTAG